The stretch of DNA TTGTCTGGTTTCTTTCCTATCTCTCTAGTTGCTAATCACAGTAGAAATGATGGGGGAAAAAAACAGAGAGGTGCTTAGATTAGAAAGCACATTCTATGGAGCCTGCAGGATAAGCATAGTCCATATTATTTTTTCattcttccaaaaataaaatgtcACTGGATATTTTCACAAACATCTGGATCTAcagtctttatatatatataattactttAAATCTCCCTTAGAAATTATTAATACTGTGTTCATACAAGTCAATAATGAACTCTTTTCCTATAGCCATGTTTCACAGTTTTTGGACATGAATATAttgtaagaatgtactaaaaattACAGTTCAGCTTACATTGAATGAATTGTCAGTTTTTTGGTGTGACGTTAGTGTTGTAGAAGCCTTGAAAATGGTTGAGTATACTGTATGTAAAACGTTTATCTGCTAGATCATAGTGGTTTAGTTAGGTTGTTTTGCTTGTCTTCTTGGCTGACTGGTCGGTCTGCTCACTCTTAGGAAGAGGAAGAGATAAAGCGTTTGGAAGCTTTGAAAAGAGAGAGACAAAAGAGAATAGCTGCAAGAAGAAGTAGTTTTAATGTCACCCAGTCACCATTGACTCCACAGCAGACAAAAGCCCGCTTACCAGCAAAGACTTCGCCAAGTCCTTACAAAGGATCAAAGTTTAGTGATACACAGCCCGTTTCTTCTTCACCTTTGCAAAAATTGCCATACAGGACATCTTCAGTTGGGTCCAACAATCTTCAGAAAGTTATCAAATCCCGCAGATTAAATGGCAGTAATCATGGATTAACCCGATCAGCGTCTTCATTGCCTGAGAAAAAAGAAAGTAGCAGGCTCATGCAAGAAGCAAAGGcagattctcttcgaatgaagagACTCTCTGATCCAAAAAGCAGCTACACTCGCCATTCTCCCTCGGTGAAGACTTTGGCTGCTGATCAGGCACCTAAGAGAAGCATAGCTGATGAGTCTCGGAAAAAGATTACTGCAGTTATGCAACTGGACAAAAGTAAGTCAGCAACTCTGCCAGGGCTTAGAATTAGAACAATAAAATCTTCATCTGAAAGACTTGGAAAGGGAACAGCTAGCAAAAACCCCATGCAGAAAGGGAGTGGAAACAAAGCTTCTCATGCTTCTGATAGCATTAAAGGAAAATTGGTCAATGATAAACCACCTGGCAACAGCGATGAGAATCCAGTGATCGAGAAGACTGTTGTGTTACTTGAAAGTCATGTGGTCAGTGCTCCTGTTGTCAGGCAATATAAAGAGATAATAGGCACAAAAGGGATATCACATGGAGATGGGTTGGGTACAGGATTTTCAGCTATTCATGCTCCACCATCACCTATTGTTACAGGTCAGCTAGAGGATGCTGGTGAAGGCAAGTCATGTGAACAGCCAAGCTCCGGTGAGGTATATTTTTTCAGAGAAAATTTGCACAATTTTTAATATGAGATTATCAACAAAGATATGGTTCAAGGGAACATATTATTCTCAACCTAATTACATCCTTTCATTTAAAGTTTGGAATCACAAATTTAGCATGGGAGACTTCGAGCTCCTGCTATTAATCATTGTTACCAAGACAACATGGAATCCATTAGTTTAGTTTTTTTGGATGTAGCTTTTTTTATTTGATACTACTGCCTTTAgcttaaaaaatatcattagcGTTTAATTGAGTTCATCAAAAAGCAAATAGCTATCTGTAGTAGTTTGTTTCAGATTTTTATGCTGTCTGGTAACATTGATGGATCTGTCTAGTGATTTCTGTAGTAGTTTGTTTCAGATTTTTATGCTGTCTGGTAACATTGATGGATCTGTCTAGTGATTTCTTTAGCCCATTGTTCATGGGCCAGCTGCTTATGGAATGACTAGCAATCAAATCTAACCAGATCACTAAAGGCTATGTCATCGTggacaagaagaaaaagatttaAGCTTGTTGGTCTCTGCTTTTGTTTTGACTGCAACTTTTTCAAAGATGAAGCATCCATCTTTGTTGCACAACCAATGCTACTGATAGGCTGATTATGGATGTATGTTGCTTATGCTGATCAGGGGGTTGTTCCTTACCCGAGTACTAAGCCTCAGAAGTTCTCAAACTCGACCACAGCAGAAAAGCCATATCAAGCCCCTTTTGCCAGAGCAACTTCCTTGAAGGATCCAGTTATCACTAAATCTGGGCCTGATGGAGATCTACCTGCATCAGAATCTGAAATAGTTGCCATGCCAGCTGAGAGTAAGATGAAACATGTATCTGGATTTGAGAACCCAAGCTTGGGGAATCAAACTCATGAAACACATGAGAAGCCTCGAAGCAAGGAAACAAAAGGTTTCAGAAAGTTGCTAAAATTTGGTCGAAAGAGCCACAGCTCAGCTTCAGGTGAAGGTAATCTCCAGTCAGATGCTTCATCTGTTGGCGGTCAAACAGTTGCTGCTGCTTCATCCAATGACGGCAAGTTTCTCATCTCCTGCAGATTGGACTTATGATTTTGTggttaatattttaatttgactTGTTTAAACAACTGAGTTTAACTAatcagaaagaaagaatatattGAAATGGATCATCTTTATCATTACCAAGATAATTCTGTCAACAACTTAGGTCATACTAAAGTGTCACTTTCCTAATTTTCAGCTGCTAACTTATTTAAACTTTCCAAAACTACATTTGCAAACTTGCTACTCCCAGTTGTTTAAGTAGGAGAACAACTGATATGATATCCATATGCAACACCTGGAGGCTAGTAGATTTTGCCTGCTGTGTTGCAGCCTTAAAGAAGAAACGAATGTGCTTCTTAAATTCTGctcttttatgatttaattacctATAAAAGTGAATATTAAACATGGTCGCACAagcattaattcaagcatatttgAACCCATACAATATGTGCATGCAGTAGGTCATCATCTTTCTTTCCTTGTCTTGTCAGCTCATGTGTTGTAGAATCTTGTTCCTCAAGATGAAAAAATCATGCTGGAAGAACTAAAATTACGCATGTCTTTTTCAACTTTCAAGCTGTTCTGCTGATGACTGTGTGATGTACCTAAAACAATCCCGGGTACCAGCAGGAAACTGAAAGTTGCTCATGACTCCAAACTaaaatcttcttcttttccttttctctgAAGAAAGTCATTGGTGCCTGTTTCTTCGTGTATCTTCTGATTTCATTTTGATTCGATAGGCTTTTCTCAAAGGCTTGACTTTTTGTGTACAGTTTCTCGGGCATTCTCCCTTCTTTCGCCGTTCCGAAGCAAGAACAGCAGGAAGAAACAGGCAGCATGATCAGCACACTGCTCCATTTTTACACAATCaaggaagatgcatcaagatgacgAAGATGAATCCACTTCCATCGAGCATAAACTGCAAATGGAATGAAATATTTTTGGTTTTTCTGATCGATGCACTCTATTGTTTTATTCTCATGGTGTAAATTTTGTTAATTATTCCTTGCTGTTCATATCATCATTGTGTCTGTACTCGTACCCTTGTGAATGAACCAATCTTAAGTTTGGATGATCAAGTGCATATTCGATTTGTATGCAATTGCCCTTCTTTTGAGTGCCCTCCCACATCAGGGCAGTGGTATCAGTTCCTTAGATGTGCTTGGATATGGGCATGGCATTAATTGAAGGAGCTGTTACAAATCTATTATTTCCAAGTCTCGAAAGGACATATTTGACCTccaaaaattttatatagcatacATAATCTcgcaataatataatataaatcctTCGTATTAGCATTTGTATAATAAAACTCAGGTTAAGGTTTCTTAATCGTAATTACCAGTGAGCTTTAAGAAATCTTGAATTGTAAAATTCTTTAAAGCCTTTAATACATTCttcgataataaaaaatcattaatgtGTAAACACATATGTGACTCTTAAAGGGTATTCGTATATTGGGAGTTTAAACATTGTTACATTATTATGATATTGATGAAATTAATTGTAATAGTATTTATATACATTTTTGAGTTCTACGATAATTTCATCATAATAATTTGAGTTTACATGGAACGATAATTattgtaataataatatttatcacGATACTGTAAATATCATCATGACTTTACTATCGGAGAGTCTTGATGCTGCAGATGTGACGAAATTAACACAAGATGGAAAGATAGAAGAGACAAGAAGAAATAAACAGCAGCTTATAAAGTTTGAATATTTCTCAAAAATCCAAATCCACAAAACACACAAGGAATTCATTAGTTTTCGCTGCCAGCTCTCAACAAAACAGAAATAAATTCGACAAAATTCGCCTGCCTACTACTCGAGAGGAGCTCAAACTGCAGTCTCCTTTTTAAGCTTGGCCAGCTCTTGCCTGATAGCACCCCCTCTCTGAACAAACATATGACAGAATTGTCAACACAGTGAACAAAAGGAAAAGTACATTGATAGAAGAAGCAAGAAGAATCTCCACCTTAATCTTTGCCAACATGACCTTGAACCTGTCAAAGTCATTTAGTGAAGCTCTCCTCTTCTGCACAATTAGCTTCCTGCCCCATGAGCTGTTCTCCCATTTGTTCTTCACATCTGCAGTATCATGTCGGCTTTATAACTGCAAAATTACATGTTAATCCACCATTCAGCAGGGAATATCAATCTCACCAGCAGCTTCCATGGCAGCAATAAGGGTCTTCTTCTTGGGAACTCGTGGTATGTCGATCCTTATATCAGTAAGAGAAAGCCTCTTGAAGTTCATTTGACCACGCACCATGTCAGGAGCATCGACCAAGGCCTAAAATTCACGGCAGATAGAGGGGAAAGACTAATTATCAACTCATGCCTAAAGAACTAGAGGTTCTCACTGCAAGTACAAAGGCAAGCACCATTGAACAATTTTACCATTGGTCAAATGATGAAATATGCAAATATATAGAATTCGAAGACAAAATATCATGAAgtcaaataaataatatttaactcATACAATCAGATGGAAGCAGATGAAGCCTTGCTGATGTCTAAACAAAAAACCAAAACATATCAAAGTTAAAAAATCTGGTGAGAAGTAGGGAGCAATGTTGCTGAAGGAACAGAAAGAGTATTAGAAGAACAACATTCAATTAGAAATCTGATAACCATCCTGCAGTTATCATAGTTGAAACTTGGCTTTCAAGCAATGATATAAAACTTTAATTTAAGCATCTTTCAATCACCAAATCAAAGAACACTTCAGCTTATTCTTCTATAAGCGAGTCAGTAGCCCTTAGCCATGACTGATCAAAGAGAATAGTATGCATGTTATAAGCCTTCCAAACAAGATTCCACACAGGTCAGTGAAACTTAATGCATTTACTAAAGAAGGTTTACATTTGTACAGGAAAGTGTGACAACctccaccacacacacacacacatacatacatatctgAATTGTGTTCTAGTAAGGTTTTACATGGTAGCCATGAAGATATATGTATTCAGAGTAAAATCGCATAATAAGACCCAAAAATGTTTCAAATTTTAGGTAATGCCTATCAATTTTTCAAGCTCCAAAAAAGTAAAGATACAAAACATGAATGGTGACACTGTAATGATGTTAATAATACAAAACAAAAGCTCTGTGGAACCAATGTGTGCCTCTAATATCCAATATTTTATCAAATATTACTGAGCAACGATTAATCTTGGTGATGATCAGACAGTACCATCAGTAATTATCAGTGGCGAACTGGTAATACTGTTGAAATATAATAAGTATAACCATCCAcccaaaaaaaattaagaaaacaagATCCTTTCTGTGATGAAATCATCCCTGTAGCTTTAAGGACCAGGTTATGGAATAGTCCATTGGTAGTTCAATAGCTTAATAAAGTTTTGCACACAATTTTATTGAACcctctaataaaaaaaaattgaactttAGAGGTCACAAGTATGCATCTGTAATTAAAGATAGCACAAATATTTTCTAAAGCTCCAGTTCATTGTCAAATTCTATTAACATATCACTCACTTGGTAGTCAAGTTCAAAATTCCAAATAATAGTGTGATTATTTCCTATTGGTTTCTTCAAAACCACATCTCCTACGGACCAATATTATCCTTCATGCTCAACCACCTCTGAATCATGAGAATTCCAAAATCCTTACTCTCTGTCACTTGTTTCACTTTCCATGTTAAACAACTACTAATCATTACATCTTTAGAAGTTTTTTTCAGTTAGCACCTACTCTTTGGTTGTAATCCGAAACGCTGACCAAATAATACACACCACCCTTTTGCCATTTGACATCCACATGCAGCATAAAGATGTGAAATTCTCCAATCTTTGGGATGCAAAACTTAAACTGCTCAGTTTTTCATTTGTAAaggtttttagaaaataaaatccaattaGGCTCATCCCCCAACAGAAACAAACTGGCAACATAAAGTGCACATCGAAAAGACCTTTGCAGAATAACCGTACGAGTAACCAAGGGAGAAACTGGGACTTTCCTTGCTTATGTGAACCTTAGCAGTATCGTAAATTTTCAAGTATAAATACTTCAGCAACTTGATTGCCATCCTAAAAATTAGGCATTTACGGTTGAAAAACAAGAACATTCAGTCAAGACGGGAGTCAATCTCATCGTAGGATACGACACTACTTCACGCCACTAAGGCAATATAATGAAATTGATGAAAAAAACAGAGTTTGACGAACAAGGAAAACATTCGACCTTCAAGAGCCCTACAATTAGTTCACGCAACTTCAACACGCCGAAAAATGAAACTTACTCGCAATCAAGAGAGAGAATGACGTACTCTGTTCTGATCAATAACGTCGACGATGACGACAAGCCTGCCGTATTCCTTCCCGTAGTTCACGAGGGCAACCCTGCCGATCTCTACATATCGCTTGAACGGCTATCGTAAAATACACGAAATCAGCTCAAGAGCCAGGCGAGAAGCATTACATCAGAACAAGGAACCGTGACCCGACGCAAGAAATCAACGAATCGACGACGAAAAGAGATCAGATCTCTCACCATTTGAAGGCGACAAAGAGAGACCGAGCCCGCCGCACGCGATGGAAGGGGAAGAGACAAGGCGGcgagttgggggggggggggggggggggttggccaAGGTTTTATAACGAACCTGTGTTTTAGGCTTGCTTCGTTGGCCGTCCGACATAAGGGTAACACACTGCTACCAAAATGCCTCCGTTTGCACTTGTAATCACAAAATTACCGACATTATACGACTTAGAGACGACGGAGTTTAACTGGACCCGATTGACGACGGATCGGGGAAGATTTTATGGCAATTTAATGTATGTGATAAGGTTCACTTGGCCGGCTTTGTTGCTAACTCGTCGGGtgctgttagtgtaaacacccttgagccgtggcctcggggctgacgcggcttggttcggatcGTGTTGTCGAGGGGATCTTCCGGTGGTGTGCCTTGCAGTGGTCTGGGGGACGCGGGTTGTGCCGTTGGATCCCCCTAGAGCTTGGCGAGGGCCGTCGTCTCGGTACCTGCACGAAGGTTGGGTCGACaggtcggcccgacccctccaacgatcaagttagcgatgatgtggagagggttttggaagaAGAAAAATAGAAGTTCCTCCAGATGTGTTGTCCTTTTTTTCTCCCCCTCTTCTCATTCAGGGCATGCgggtatttataggtgagcttgatgttacctgatgtggctgctcgCAGGGGCAGGACGGCACCCCGCGTGGTGCCTGGCAcggccactggggctgcgtggagGGCCGGGCTATTGTAGGGTATGGGCACGCCTCGATTGACGTGTTCCTTAACTTCGACCGAGCGCATGGGGCTAAGTGTCGGGGTTGTTGGCTGAGAGCTGGTGGCATTGGCGTGACGGATTGGGTCCGGTCAaggcgttaatgcgccttggTCGGCGTCCCGAGGTTTCGTTGACCTGGGGGCATGAGACGTTCGTTTAGGGTGACTGACGTCATTCAAATCTTGtcgtcattattaccctcatcgggTGCGAGGAATTATTCATTTTGGACGATGGAGATTAAGTccacataattttattttttcggAGTCTATAACTCTAAAAGACATCTAAAAGTAGAGAGACCCTAAACTTATGAACTCTTCGTTCTTATACTCCTCAATCAATCGAAGACTAAATGTTACATgacgttttctttcttttttttactttttcataaatatcaattttatttttatttttaaattattttaaacccatttaaattaataaaagttTAACATTCTATCTGTTCTCCTCTTCCCCCACCGTTCCACCTCGGTCATCTCAAGATTAAAACCAAATGTATGGTAGATTAAGGATAATGCTAGGTATCTTTTAATATCTTAATCAGTGGAGGTATTTTAAATATCTTAAACTACTTTAATATTCTAAGGCACTACACCATAGATATTTATTTCATCATATGATTTATCTAAATCTATAACTCGATGGAATAGGAATCAATCAAatcaaagaaaaggagaagaggtgtgAGACATGATTCGATAAATATGATGATTCGATCCATAGGAAATTCATTTTATAGGCAAAATCGaaagattcaaaaataataataataattaggagagtccttCCAATTATCTTTTAAACTTTCATTCTTTTTATCATAACTTTAatctaaatttaattaaaattttaatatatcttatCCTAAGTTAATTAgatcatataatataatattttcttatttgGCCTATTAATTAATAAACTATAAACAAAAGATACAACACAATTTTGAAAATATAGTGCTGATTCTTacaaattaaattataattaacataccaataaaatcataaataatatatatgttaCCTCACTTAGTGAgtgatatgatttgtgatgtcaatattttataaatatgataaaaaaatatgttaatattttttacttttaaaattaaagtacatgttttctaaaattattatttttaatattctataaaatattggTTACACATGTATAagaattaatattttcattaagtatATTTTATAGCAAAAAAAGGCATAGTCCTTTGATACAATAAGTTTATATGTACTAATGAATTTGAATATGAGGTTAAATTATCGCACAATGACTTGATAAGATTGATTTGGGAAATaggtttttgtttttattttgttgCATACGTGATGCTCTTTGTGATTTTCTAAAATTTTactttgatatcaattgttataATCTTAATAacactaagagggaggaggaTTTGAATTAgagcaataatatttttaattgattTAAAACTCGatcaataaattaatatattttaaaattttaattgatcaAGTTAAAGTTGTAAGTAAAGAGAATAAGATTAAGTCAGGTAAGTAAAAAGAGACAAACCAATTTATCATGGCTTGATCTTTTGGACCTATGTTCATTTCTGATTTCTTTTACCTTAAGACCACCGatattcactaccgatcttcttttcaacaaATAAGGATCAACTACTCTTATTACAACTCTCTTCTTtttcaggtttaggagataatcttccTACTCTCTTTTTACAATAGATATCTTACctcttataacttaaaattttaacTAAATTTAAGATGAGGAGACTCAAATTTTACTTAAGATGAGAGTTTATAATACTACACTATCTTAGAAATGAATGCTTCATCAAACGcttgagtggagtatttatatgcccaaaaagttttaaaaatataacaaaaaatttaaatctctaaaaTTTTAGGATACGAGTAATACTATCACTTATATTGGGGGATAATACCTTCGCAACTTTTGATATCAT from Musa acuminata AAA Group cultivar baxijiao chromosome BXJ2-11, Cavendish_Baxijiao_AAA, whole genome shotgun sequence encodes:
- the LOC135627507 gene encoding large ribosomal subunit protein eL14z-like; translated protein: MPFKRYVEIGRVALVNYGKEYGRLVVIVDVIDQNRALVDAPDMVRGQMNFKRLSLTDIRIDIPRVPKKKTLIAAMEAADVKNKWENSSWGRKLIVQKRRASLNDFDRFKVMLAKIKRGGAIRQELAKLKKETAV